The Cyprinus carpio isolate SPL01 chromosome B17, ASM1834038v1, whole genome shotgun sequence genome has a window encoding:
- the LOC109081152 gene encoding zinc finger protein 292-like isoform X2, whose product MAHGILQAHGNSQFHTLLTLAEENGVWSNTTLCSLLSSDITNVQKVHEFLSREGPELLHMRIKHLMKQKHMEKAARLAKTCAEFPEFGGKKNFKQIYLVCLCEIKPQEELMQEIKEVDCKEALDMICNLESEEEEKGALSLCTAFFKRQLVSGDAYCAWELTLFWSKLLIRLESKQAFLEQCRLLARLSGSVYHILLLIKVIQAEVEKGGLSVCIEMCIQALKMGVNDNEGCNISICKTISCLLPLDLEVKQACQLTEFLIKPSLDSYYAVETLFNELDQKLEQDDPPILNSLRCDLLLALKTKWPFDPEFWDWKTLKRQCLALMGQEAAAILSTDKFTDSEDNEVHDLDEKYFRHLHFTHSPTYELSEVEEERKKKKEMKKMKERGFVSARFRNWQAYMQYCILCDKEFLGHRIVKHALKHLQYCIFRFSMFGFTFETKAILEPHVASHVKQSCKERLAAMGVSKKRPSSDTKLTPASSTSSRAEEHYSREEHYSKTSAKVSQGTICNNLCASNGSPITDVKSKIKSSSPKQGNPIRDVNNTKLCSCPVTSCQKVFKYFRNLVAHVRAHKNEREATHFLEIQSQKALCQYCHRQFVNVTHLNDHLQMHCGEKPYFCIQLECNCSFSSHAELLIHRKEHAEFKAQCAYPNCERIFKETYLLYDHEAQHYMSFSCKSHNCDKMFYTLSELKLHQKRHTKQDRSAVDVHLPSQLELPPSTSPALELPPSQIKEVSQESTPVEMKCTVENIVDTHDPTEQPKHLVSGAARLTVSKNNSQTNATQPDGSKTSHCLGRTKQLHLESCYVKLQPIPIKCNDPIYLNALKDADSETQTLLKDKKLFSFPQSQLEPSTLKLSPSVTKASREEGLTHVCPFETCTRKYSTSKSLSRHVKNVHSEAFEEWKLSKKYKRIAEIAAKKSSEHTTASSQRPKWTSRSKQTEHTAFLDSVIQSPSSALSNLNSIQSASAKFCSQLENTHSATSPDTTGLMQLPVTQTWETPSMENLDSGFSVNDPYHSTILSDNQHTNPSYHSDTVLNYASPSSYDNIIPLTVNAHTPSSVMNEASKYVSSSLRVLHALNSDQTCDLSQVESSVNPGFSQIGQNHLNDMSISTGLLQTGSLSGHNVSLYFSTLSSEESPTSVQPLANSKKERKIDTDSTDALFSSDTKCLSNLLKPQFNESGEDFFGDAPLTDEKNPEDFCNHELSQEGTEGIASDDQNISGFGETGKSKRMKSSKRTKWPAIIQDGKVICCRCYREFSSTKSLGGHLSKRSQCKPVDEIDLTADLPVSFLDFLNDPDISMVQMPLPANDIHEHNDKSCIYAPSESNIFNGNTLISMHSTDSLQNSNMSSQDPSEITRNYSFFHPPVTNTGTEIKSEAELTPANTGEDGKMIEIERALQRLDLVDILSQDKCVSVHTNLHDLSSEAVTRNDQFPTIKDAVQNEQKCILKPFRCKEGCDYGAMTKEALFKHLSRVHDYSEERINEMKKNPDKLAPYNCHLCSKTFTRTTGLKIHYKNVHHFSKEEMSGLKIGLGYRKIRKSTENVSESAHSSLIIDQGKDSLSEQSQSQISTNLTVTSVDSNVKGKASIIAKRKKKCPTQNSLTVASTDTSRTMEASQKNVVNLDGLSSTNVKLESPSLTEENRVIELNEPGIFAVQELSGGSPYLFDTLNAPDKRTAYATPQSNREIETNSNVMVDLKKKAEMPVDNIDFGDSSDAQIMYRPYRCVHEGCVAAFSIQQNLILHYRAMHQSECDDKNSAKETNGVVQVQEYRCQVKQCSKVVSKVTSLLKHYLLLHRCTLEKASALLSGVEVGTFQCDQSKCSAHFTCHLKYIDHIKNDHKAIKVSADGDFESVDLTFRCQFEGCDRVYTTKSNLLRHLMKKHNATFETMKEKQENGIGDDVQAKMLSAGSNNGKENIANNNIKMKRKNSKKKEDKAQNHWMMVAKPALKSTDEASALCNERLPLQYPCMIESCDSVMSAEHSIIKHYTTHGLTERYIEDQRSQFIFCKKSNEMPRADNTSKIFEVAETVFDGDQTENSKVSSQDVGPEPATEDVVNENFASTTKPVIKRKRGRPRKSECRNKISVERKKSLRNCSAEHVKCLLTVSGSILNSSNSQGNHVDNEVALKLYKPSEFETSVLKFSEDSLSNPSKRQRTLQPIIPERDQVQCIVNFRNPLKIETVENVKIVMYENLSTSSELLLKQLQDMQPMVILTKGLHS is encoded by the exons ATAAAGGAGGTAGACTGCAAAGAGGCTCTGGACATGATTTGTAATTTAGAGtctgaggaagaggaaaaggGAGCTCTCAGTCTTTGTACTGCATTTTTCAAGCGCCAGCTTGTCAGTGGCGATGCTTATTGTGCCTG GGAGCTGACACTGTTTTGGAGTAAACTGCTTATACGGCTCGAATCAAAACAGGCCTTTTTGGAGCAATGCAGACTGTTAGCACGCCTCTCTGGGAGTGTGTACCATATTCTGCTCCTCATCAAAGTCATTCAGGCTGAG GTTGAGAAAGGTGGACTTTCAGTGTGCATCGAAATGTGCATTCAAGCACTAAAAATGGGAGTCAATGATAACGAGGGTTGCAATATCTCCATCTGCAAAACAATCTCTTGTTTGCTGCCTTTAGACTTGGAAGTAAAACAGGCTTGTCAACTCACTGAGTTCCTGATAAAGCCATCTTTGGATTCTTATTATGCTGTTGAGACTCTCTTTAATGAGCTTGACCAAAAACTTGAGCAGGATGATCCACCGATTCTAAATTCACTACGCTGTGACCTGTTGTTGGCCTTAAAGACTAAGTGGCCTTTCGATCCAGAGTTCTGGGACTGGAAAACCCTAAAACGTCAATGCCTTGCTTTGATGGGTCAGGAGGCAGCAGCTATATTGTCTACTGACAAATTTACTGACAGTGAAGACAATGAAGTCCATGACcttgatgagaaatattttagaCATCTGCATTTTACCCATAGTCCTACTTATGAACTCAGTGAGgttgaagaagaaagaaagaagaaaaaggaaaTGAAGAAGATGAAAGAGAGGGGATTTGTTTCTGCTCGATTCCGGAACTGGCAGGCTTATATGCAGTATTGTATTTTGTGTGATAAAGAGTTCCTTGGACACAGGATTGTGAAGCATGCATTGAAGCATTTACAATATTGTATTTTTCGTTTTTCAATGTTTGGTTTTACTTTTGAAACTAAAGCAATTCTAGAGCCTCATGTGGCATCACATGTGAAACAGTCATGTAAGGAGCGCCTTGCTGCTATGGGTGTGAGCAAGAAACGTCCCAGTTCTGACACCAAGTTAACACCAGCTAGCAGTACTTCGAGCAGAGCAGAAGAGCACTACAGCAGAGAAGAGCACTACAGCAAAACTTCTGCAAAAGTTAGCCAAGGGACAATTTGCAATAATTTGTGTGCTTCAAATGGTAGTCCAATCACAGATGTGAAAAGTAAAATTAAGTCGTCATCCCCAAAACAGGGTAACCCTATTCGTGATGTTAACAACACTAAACTTTGTTCCTGCCCTGTAACAAGCTGTCAGAAAGTTTTTAAGTACTTCAGGAATTTGGTTGCACATGTTAGGGCCCACAAAAATGAGCGGGAAGCAACACATTTCCTTGAAATACAGAGCCAAAAGGCTTTGTGCCAATATTGTCATCGCCAGTTTGTTAATGTGACCCATCTTAATGATCACTTACAGATGCATTGTGGTGAGAAGCCATATTTTTGCATTCAGCTTGAATGTAACTGCAGCTTTTCCTCTCATGCTGAGCTTCTGATACACAGAAAAGAACATGCTGAATTTAAGGCACAGTGCGCATATCCAAATTGTGAGAGAATATTCAAAGAGACATACTTGCTATATGATCATGAAGCACAGCACTACATGTCGTTCTCCTGCAAAAGTCATAACTGTGACAAGATGTTCTACACCCTGTCTGAGCTAAAATTGCATCAGAAAAGACACACAAAGCAGGACCGCTCTGCTGTTGATGTTCACTTACCTTCTCAACTGGAATTACCACCTTCGACTTCTCCTGCCTTAGAGTTGCCTCCAAGCCAAATTAAAGAGGTTTCTCAAGAGTCTACCCCAGTAGAAATGAAGTGCACAGTTGAAAATATAGTAGACACTCATGATCCCACAGAACAACCAAAGCACCTTGTATCAGGAGCAGCTCGGTTGACAGTAAGCAAAAATAATTCCCAAACTAACGCTACTCAGCCTGATGGATCTAAGACATCTCATTGTCTTGGGAGAACAAAGCAATTGCATCTTGAATCATGCTATGTAAAACTGCAGCCTATTCCCATCAAGTGCAATGAtccaatatatttaaatgctctAAAGGATGCTGACAGTGAAACTCAAACACTCTTGAAAGACAAGAAATTGTTTTCTTTCCCTCAGAGTCAGCTTGAGCCTTCAACATTGAAGTTATCTCCCTCTGTGACAAAAGCCAGCAGAGAAGAAGGTCTGACTCATGTGTGTCCATTCGAAACCTGTACACGGAAATACAGCACCTCAAAAAGTTTATCGAGACATGTCAAAAATGTTCATTCGGAGGCCTTTGAGGAGTGGAAGCTGTCAAAGAAGTACAAACGGATTGCAGAAATTGCTGCAAAAAAATCTTCTGAGCACACAACCGCTAGTTCTCAGAGACCAAAATGGACAAGCCGTTCCAAACAAACTGAACATACTGCATTTCTGGACTCAGTGATTCAAAGTCCTTCTTCTGCTTTGTCCAATCTCAATAGTATTCAGTCTGCAAGTGCCAAGTTTTGCTCTCAGCTTGAAAACACTCACAGTGCAACATCACCAGACACAACAGGTCTGATGCAGTTACCAGTAACTCAGACATGGGAAACACCCTCAATGGAAAATTTGGATTCAGGTTTTTCTGTAAATGATCCTTACCACTCTACTATTTTATCTGACAACCAACACACAAACCCATCATACCATTCTGACACAGTATTAAATTACGCATCTCCCTCATCTTACGATAACATCATCCCCCTTACTGTGAATGCCCACACACCCTCCAGTGTGATGAATGAAGCCTCAAAATATGTGTCAAGCTCTCTTAGAGTACTACATGCACTTAACAGCGATCAGACTTGTGACTTGTCACAGGTTGAGTCAAGTGTTAATCCTGGATTCAGTCAAATTGGACAAAACCATCTCAATGATATGTCCATCAGCACTGGTTTGCTGCAAACAGGATCTTTGTCTGGGCACAATGTCAGTCTATATTTTTCAACTTTGTCTTCCGAGGAAAGTCCTACTTCAGTGCAGCCTTTGGCAAattcaaagaaagaaaggaaaatcgACACTGATAGTACCGATGCATTATTCTCATCAGATACCAAATGTTTGTCGAATCTTTTAAAACCTCAATTTAATGAATCGGGAGAAGATTTCTTTGGTGATGCCCCCCTGACTGATGAGAAAAATCCAGAAGATTTTTGTAATCATGAGCTGTCACAGGAAGGAACTGAAGGAATAGCTTCAGATGACCAGAACATTTCAGGTTTTGGAGAAACTGGGAAATCCAAAAGAATGAAATCATCTAAGAGAACAAAATGGCCTGCCATAATACAGGATGGGAAAGTCATTTGCTGCAGGTGCTATAGAGAGTTTTCAAGCACAAAGTCACTAGGAGGTCATTTATCAAAACGTTCTCAGTGCAAACCTGTAGATGAAATTGATCTTACTGCTGATTTACCAGTATCATTTCTTGATTTTCTGAATGATCCTGACATTTCAATGGTGCAAATGCCTCTCCCTGCGAATGACATACATGAGCACAATGACAAATCCTGCATCTATGCACCATCAGAATCAAATATCTTTAATGGGAACACTTTAATAAGCATGCATAGCACGGACAGCCTCCAGAACTCTAATATGTCCTCTCAAGACCCCTCTGAAATTACTAGAAATTACAGTTTCTTCCATCCACCTGTAACAAACACAGGCACAGAAATCAAATCTGAAGCTGAACTCACCCCTGCAAATACTGGTGAAGATGGCAAAATGATAGAAATTGAAAGGGCACTACAACGACTTGATTTAGTTGATATACTTAGTCAAGACAAATGTGTATCTGTGCACACTAACCTGCATGATCTAAGCTCTGAAGCTGTCACCAGAAATGATCAGTTTCCCACAATTAAAGATGCTGTACAAAACGagcagaaatgcattttaaagcccTTTAGATGTAAAGAAGGCTGTGATTATGGAGCAATGACAAAAGAAGCTTTATTTAAACACCTTAGCCGTGTACATGATTACAGTGAGGAAAGGATAAATGAAATGAAGAAAAACCCTGACAAATTAGCACCTTATAACTGTCATCTATGTTCCAAGACATTTACCAGAACCACAGGCCTTAAAATTCACTACAAAAATGTCCACCATTTTTCAAAAGAGGAAATGTCTGGCTTGAAAATCGGTCTTGGTTATAGAAAGATCAGAAAATCAACAGAGAATGTGTCAGAAAGTGCGCATAGCAGTCTCATCATTGACCAGGGAAAAGACTCCCTGTCAGAACAGTCTCAATCCCAGATCAGTACAAATTTGACAGTTACATCTGTTGATTCCAATGTTAAAGGAAAAGCCAGCATCattgccaaaagaaaaaaaaaatgccccacTCAAAACTCCCTTACAGTTGCCAGCACTGACACCTCCAGGACTATGGAAGCGTCACAGAAAAATGTAGTAAATCTTGATGGGCTTTCATCTACAAATGTAAAACTAGAAAGCCCCTCTCTGACTGAAGAGAATCGTGTTATTGAATTAAATGAGCCAGGTATATTTGCAGTGCAAGAGCTGAGTGGTGGAAGTCCGTATCTCTTTGACACACTTAATGCTCCagacaaaagaacagcatatgcAACTCCACAATCTAACAGAGAAATTGAGACAAATTCAAATGTGATGGTTGATCTTAAAAAGAAAGCTGAAATGCCAGTAGACAATATCGATTTTGGTGATTCAAGTGATGCACAAATTATGTACCGTCCATACCGATGTGTGCATGAAGGATGTGTGGCTGCCTTTTCAATCCAACAAAATCTTATTCTCCATTATAGGGCTATGCATCAATCAGAATGTGATGACAAAAACAGTGCTAAAGAAACTAATGGAGTTGTCCAAGTGCAGGAATATAGATGCCAAGTCAAACAATGCTCCAAAGTAGTGTCAAAAGTTACCAGTTTGTTGAAACACTATCTTTTACTCCATAGATGCACATTGGAAAAGGCAAGTGCATTGTTATCCGGTGTTGAGGTAGGCACGTTTCAGTGTGACCAGTCAAAATGTTCTGCTCACTTCACGTGTCATTTGAAGTACATAGATCATATCAAAAATGATCACAAAGCAATAAAGGTTTCAGCAGATGGGGACTTCGAGAGCGTGGACCTCACATTCAGATGTCAGTTCGAAGGTTGTGACAGGGTATATACAACCAAGTCAAACCTTCTTCGACACCTTATGAAGAAACACAATGCTACTTTTGAAACTatgaaagagaaacaagaaaatGGGATTGGGGATGATGTTCAGGCAAAAATGTTAAGTGCAGGTTCTAACAATGGAAAAGAGAATATTgcaaataacaacattaaaatgaagaggaagaattcaaaaaagaaagaggaCAAGGCCCAGAACCATTGGATGATGGTAGCAAAGCCTGCTCTTAAATCCACAGATGAAGCATCTGCCTTGTGCAATGAAAGACTTCCTTTACAGTACCCGTGCATGATTGAGAGTTGTGATTCAGTAATGAGTGCTGAGCAcagtataataaaacattacaccACTCACGGTCTCACAGAACGGTATATTGAGGATCAGAGAAGCCAGTTCATATTTTGCAAGAAAAGCAATGAGATGCCCAGAGCAGATAATACCTCAAAGATTTTTGAGGTTGCAGAAACAGTCTTTGATGGAGATCAAACAGAGAATTCAAAGGTCAGTTCTCAAGATGTAGGCCCAGAGCCTGCAACGGAGGATGTAGTTAATGAAAATTTCGCTTCCACAACCAAGCCAGTAATCAAACGGAAAAGGGGTCGTCCACGGAAGTCAGAATGTAGAAACAAAATCAGTgtcgagagaaaaaaaagtctgcggAACTGCTCTGCTGAGCATGTTAAATGTTTGCTGACAGTCTCAGGTTCCATATTGAACTCGTCAAACTCTCAAGGGAACCATGTAGATAATGAAGTTGCACTAAAACTTTATAAGCCTTCAGAGTTTGAGACATCCGTCCTGAAGTTCAGTGAAGACTCTCTATCCAATCCATCAAAACGACAGCGAACACTTCAACCAATCATCCCAGAGAGAGATCAAGTCCAATGCATTGTTAATTTCAGAAATCCACTTAAGATTGAGACTGTGGAGAATGTTAAAATTGTTATGTATGAAAACCTATCCACTTCTTCTGAACTTCTTCTAAAGCAACTTCAAGATATGCAGCCTATGGTTATCCTGACAAAGGGGCTGCACAGTTGA